A stretch of the Trueperaceae bacterium genome encodes the following:
- a CDS encoding D-tyrosyl-tRNA(Tyr) deacylase produces the protein MRALVQRVSRAEVKVNGDTLSQIDKGLLVFLGIGLCDSTRDAQALAKKIIRARLFPDGAGRMNFDLKTANGSMLVVSQFTLFAELKRGNRPGFSEAAPSEIAEPLYKEFIAQASDEDASVATGVFGAEMEIELVNMGPVTLWYDTNEL, from the coding sequence ATGAGAGCCCTCGTACAAAGAGTCTCACGAGCAGAGGTAAAAGTAAACGGAGACACATTAAGCCAAATAGATAAAGGCTTGTTGGTGTTTTTAGGTATCGGCCTGTGCGACAGTACGAGAGACGCTCAGGCACTCGCAAAAAAAATCATAAGGGCTCGCCTCTTTCCTGACGGAGCGGGCCGGATGAACTTTGACCTCAAAACCGCTAACGGATCGATGCTTGTAGTTAGTCAATTCACCCTCTTCGCAGAGCTAAAACGTGGCAATCGACCAGGATTCTCCGAAGCTGCTCCTTCCGAGATTGCTGAGCCTCTGTATAAAGAATTTATCGCTCAGGCTTCTGATGAGGACGCCTCGGTTGCCACAGGGGTCTTCGGAGCTGAGATGGAAATTGAGTTAGTAAATATGGGGCCAGTGACACTTTGGTACGATACCAATGAACTGTAA
- a CDS encoding carbamoyl phosphate synthase small subunit, protein MKMFNKPAAVLALEDGTIYKGFAFGYTGRTVGEVIFNTSMTGYQEILTDPSYNGQIVTMTYPHIGNYGVSVYDMESNRPYAKGFIVREFSRTASNHRSNQDLQSFMEQHKIVGIEGIDTRALTRRLRSGGVIKGAIIHGETNAESEGALVRQAREHEDIDGRDMTPEVTTALPYARPTFRENPRVVVIDFGIKHSIVYKLELAGAEVIVVPAQTTPAQIMALNPYGLVLSNGPGDPDGPTYAHDTVWQLLGLLPTYGICLGHQLLGLAVGGRKFKLKYGHHGANTPVKNVITGAVEITSQNHNYAVDIDTLPSKQFQATHINLNDGTLEGMAHTRYPVFSVQYHPEASPGPHDAGYLFHRFIEEVNAFEGASALPAVRNQSLI, encoded by the coding sequence ATGAAGATGTTCAACAAACCAGCTGCGGTTTTGGCTCTTGAAGACGGAACAATATATAAAGGCTTTGCGTTTGGCTATACCGGTAGGACCGTTGGTGAAGTGATTTTTAACACCTCTATGACGGGGTATCAAGAGATACTTACCGATCCTAGCTATAACGGGCAAATTGTTACCATGACGTATCCGCACATCGGAAATTACGGAGTATCTGTTTACGATATGGAATCAAACAGGCCATACGCTAAAGGATTTATTGTTCGTGAGTTTAGTAGAACTGCCAGTAATCACAGGTCCAATCAAGATCTACAAAGCTTTATGGAACAGCATAAGATTGTAGGTATTGAAGGTATAGACACACGAGCTCTTACCCGGCGTTTACGTAGTGGTGGCGTGATTAAAGGCGCAATTATTCATGGTGAGACGAACGCTGAATCAGAGGGAGCGTTGGTTCGTCAAGCCAGAGAGCATGAAGACATAGACGGGAGGGATATGACTCCTGAGGTGACAACTGCCCTTCCGTACGCTCGGCCAACCTTTAGAGAGAACCCTAGGGTGGTTGTTATAGATTTTGGTATCAAACACTCGATCGTGTATAAACTTGAGTTAGCGGGAGCAGAGGTAATAGTAGTGCCAGCACAGACAACCCCAGCTCAAATTATGGCTCTTAACCCTTATGGCCTGGTTCTTTCAAACGGCCCTGGCGATCCCGATGGGCCGACCTATGCTCACGACACTGTGTGGCAGCTTCTAGGACTGCTGCCGACATATGGGATTTGCCTCGGACATCAGTTACTGGGATTGGCTGTTGGCGGCCGGAAGTTCAAATTAAAGTATGGTCATCATGGTGCCAACACGCCAGTCAAAAATGTCATTACGGGTGCTGTTGAGATAACCAGCCAGAATCACAACTACGCTGTTGATATTGATACCTTACCTAGTAAGCAATTCCAAGCGACACATATTAATCTAAATGATGGCACTCTCGAGGGAATGGCTCATACACGTTATCCAGTATTTAGTGTTCAATACCACCCAGAAGCAAGCCCAGGTCCTCATGATGCTGGGTACCTGTTCCACCGATTTATCGAAGAAGTTAACGCTTTTGAGGGGGCATCTGCTTTACCCGCAGTTAGGAACCAAAGCCTTATTTAG
- a CDS encoding uracil-DNA glycosylase, whose amino-acid sequence MDELERLASQKPQALSDLSENQVFGEGNPNADLMLIGEGPGQEEDQSGRPFVGRAGQLLDKIISSVGITRDDIYITNIVKFRPPKNRNPKPAEIAASTPVLMEQINLIQPQVIATLGNVPTRYFLQTLDGITKTHGKWYSWNQIPIFPLFHPAYLLRNPSRDQGGPKWQMWEDMKALKKHLDTLGPKSLEDAL is encoded by the coding sequence TTGGATGAACTTGAACGCCTTGCTTCGCAGAAACCACAAGCCCTCTCCGATTTAAGCGAGAATCAAGTATTTGGCGAAGGTAATCCGAACGCTGACCTTATGTTGATCGGTGAAGGGCCTGGCCAAGAAGAAGATCAAAGTGGCCGCCCCTTTGTCGGTAGGGCTGGCCAACTTCTCGATAAGATTATTTCGAGTGTAGGAATCACCCGGGACGATATTTATATAACTAATATCGTCAAATTTAGGCCGCCCAAGAACCGTAACCCCAAGCCCGCCGAGATTGCGGCTAGCACACCTGTCTTGATGGAACAGATCAACCTTATCCAACCACAGGTTATTGCAACACTCGGTAATGTTCCTACTCGATATTTTCTTCAGACCTTGGATGGGATTACGAAAACTCACGGTAAATGGTACTCATGGAACCAAATTCCTATTTTCCCCCTGTTTCACCCAGCTTATCTACTAAGGAACCCCAGTCGTGACCAAGGGGGTCCCAAATGGCAAATGTGGGAGGACATGAAGGCCCTCAAAAAGCATTTGGATACCCTTGGACCCAAATCTTTAGAAGATGCTTTATAA